GTAAACGGCAGCCGCTCCGCCTGTTCCAAGTCGATCACGTGGTCAGGCTTGCCGACGATGTCCACACCCACGTAACGGACCCCGGGCAGCAGCGCGCGCAGCGGGGCCTCGTAACAGCCGACGTCCAGCACCGAGCCGGTCAGATAGGAACGGTAGTGGCGGACGATGAACTCGGTGCGCTGCTCCCGCCGTTTAAACGCTACATACTCGGTTGGAATGTTTCGCATCGAAGGCACGGTAGAGGAACGGGGCATGGGCGGACAGAAAAAAGCCGTTCTGCTCACGCTAGTCACATGAACCGTCCTTGCCCTTGCCTTGACCCGCCGGTGTTTCTAAGTTTGCGTCGGTGTCCGGCACAAATCCCAATCCCAATCCCAATCCCAGTCCCGCGTCCAGCACCCAGTCCTTCCGGGCCGAGCGGAAGCGCCAGCACAATCGGCTGGCCGACTGGGCGAACCGGCTGGCCGAATGGCGTGACCGCCTGCTTCCGGGCGAATTCGGCCGACTCTACCACCATATCAGGCCGCACAGCATGATGAGCCACCCCCGGCTGCGCGGCATTCACCGGGCGATTCGGGAAGCGGCCGAACGCAACGTGCCGGGCGACCTCGTGGAGTGCGGCACCGCGCGTGGCGGCTGCGCTGCCCTCATGGGCCTTGCCTGCCGGGCGCGCGGCCCGCGCGGCACCGAGTCGCCCACGACCATCACGCGGAAGGTCCCGTCGGGCCGGCGTGCTGTGAAGCGCTGCGGATGAAACCGACGTCCGCCGGCGCGAACGAGCTGCACCGTGCCGTCTTCGCGCTCCACAACGCCCGCTGTCGGATGATAGCCATACTCAAAGCGGCCCGACATGTTGCGCGCGAAGAACACGCGCACCACGACTTCGCAGCCCCCGAGCAGCGTATGCGCGAGCGCGGAGTCGGCGAAGAAGTTGAAATACTTGAAGAAGCCGAGCACGACGAGGTTCGTGACGATGCTCAGCACGAGGAACGCGCGGCGCTGCCGGTTCGCGCGCGGGGTCCGGTCGCGGATCCGGCCGCGACCTTGTCAACCCACCCCGCCGGGCCTACACTCGCGGCATGAAGAAAGACGCCGTGCAAGTGCAGATCCGTTGCATCCATCCGTATCTGTCGAACAACGGCATGGCGATCTTCCTCGGCAACAAGGAGAAGGTGTTCATCATCGCGGTGGACACCCACATGGCGCGCGTCATCGAGGAATTCCGGGCGGACGTGCCGAAGCAGCGGCCGATGACTCACGACTTGTTGGTGAGCTTCATGAAGGGCTTCGGCGTCACCGTCGAGCGCGTGGTGATCACCGACCTGCGCGAGTCCACGTTCCACGCGAAGCTCGTGCTGCTCCAGCAAAACGAACTCGGCAGGAAAATCGTCGAGATTGACGCGCGCCCGAGCGATTCCATCGCGCTGGCCGCCGCGCAAAAGCGGCCCATCTACGTCGCCCGCGACCTCTTCGACCGGATGGAGGACGTCTCCGAGACGCTCGATCGCATCGCGGAGGCGGGGGACAGCGCCGGGACCAAGTTCGAAGCCGGAGAACCTTGAACCGCCGCGCCCCGATGCCCAAGCCCGGCGCAACCGCGGCCACCGACGCCGCGCCCCCATCCCCCGTGGCCCTCGTCTGCGGCGAGGATGACTTTGGCGTGAAGCAACGCGCCCGGCAGATTCACCAGCAGTGGTGCGCCGAGGCGGGCGGCATGGATCACGAGACCATCGACGCCGCGGCCGCGAACAGCGGCGAGGCATTGCGCGCGATCGGCAAGCTCCACGAGGCGTTGCAGACGCTGCCGTTCTTCGGTGGGGCGAAAGTCATCTGGTTCCAGAACTGCAGTTTCCTCGACGACGAGCGCACCTCGAAGGCCGCCGCGGTCGCCGCCGCCCTCGGCGAACTCGCGCAGGTCTTGAAAACGTTCCGTTGGGACGGCGTGCGGCTGCTGATTTCGGCGGGCAAGGTGGACAAGCGGAAGGCGCTCTACAAGACGCTCGACAAGGTCGGCCGTGTCGAGGCCTTCGACCCGCTCACGCTCGACGACCGCGACTG
The sequence above is drawn from the Verrucomicrobiota bacterium genome and encodes:
- a CDS encoding bifunctional nuclease family protein; its protein translation is MKKDAVQVQIRCIHPYLSNNGMAIFLGNKEKVFIIAVDTHMARVIEEFRADVPKQRPMTHDLLVSFMKGFGVTVERVVITDLRESTFHAKLVLLQQNELGRKIVEIDARPSDSIALAAAQKRPIYVARDLFDRMEDVSETLDRIAEAGDSAGTKFEAGEP